In Mercurialis annua linkage group LG5, ddMerAnnu1.2, whole genome shotgun sequence, a single genomic region encodes these proteins:
- the LOC126681849 gene encoding secreted RxLR effector protein 161-like, with the protein MDVKTAFLIGELEVEIYMTQLEGCVVSKQKNKKFGHFDVTPVNTPYDANTQLMKNRGDHMAQTEYAQVIGSLMRLMNFSRPHIAYAVCRLSRYTHNPNRDHWNSIVRLMKYLRGPMNYGILYSGFSAVLEGYSDAN; encoded by the exons atggatgttaaaactgCGTTTCTAATTGGTGAGTTAGAAGTAGAAATTTATATGACTCAACTAGAGGGTTGtgttgtttcaaaacaaaagaacaaa AAGTTTGGACATTTTGATGTCACACCTGTGAATACTCCTTATGATGCTAACACTCAATTAATGAAAAATAGAGGAGATCATATGGCTCAAACTGAGTATGCTCAGGTTATTGGGAGTCTGATGCGTCTGATGAATTTCTCTCGACCTCACATAGCTTATGCTGTGTGCAGATTGAGTAGATATACTCATAATCCCAACCGTGATCATTGGAATAGCATTGTCAGACTAATGAAATATTTGAGAGGACCCATGAATTATGGTATCCTATACAGTGGATTTTCCGCTGTACTAGAAGGGTACAGTGATGCTAACTAG